The proteins below are encoded in one region of Desulfobacterales bacterium:
- the rplU gene encoding 50S ribosomal protein L21: protein MYAVVKTGGKQYKVEEGETLRVEKLAGDVGSSISFDNVLLLADGENLSLGQPVLENVLVQGHIVEQGKSKKIIAFKYKCRKRYRRKIGHRQMFTAVKIDSIQPSMSL, encoded by the coding sequence ATGTACGCGGTAGTTAAAACCGGCGGAAAACAATATAAAGTTGAGGAAGGCGAGACGCTGCGAGTCGAAAAGCTTGCCGGGGATGTGGGAAGCTCCATCTCATTTGATAATGTCCTTTTGCTGGCTGACGGTGAAAATCTGTCTTTAGGTCAGCCGGTGCTGGAAAATGTTCTGGTTCAGGGGCATATCGTCGAACAGGGCAAGAGTAAAAAAATTATTGCCTTCAAGTATAAGTGTCGAAAAAGGTATCGCCGGAAAATAGGTCACCGGCAGATGTTTACAGCAGTTAAGATTGACAGCATTCAACCCTCGATGAGTTTGTAA
- the nadD gene encoding nicotinate-nucleotide adenylyltransferase: MRIGLFGGTFNPIHFGHLRAALEIHEGFSLDSCYLIPSAIPPHKSPDGIIDAQSRLEMVRLAASNTPGFAVSDIEINRSGPSYTIDTVRRFKSMTGKDTTLFFIVGLDAFLEIDTWNSCMELFRQISFIVMTRPGAGCEAFQSKNVMLEAFLKEKISGAYRYSASRSCFVHPEMHRVFGFEVSSLDISSTRIRKQIRNGKSIQFLVPEKVRAYIKARGLYT; encoded by the coding sequence ATGCGTATCGGGCTGTTTGGCGGAACCTTTAATCCGATTCATTTCGGACATCTTCGTGCGGCGTTGGAAATTCACGAGGGATTTTCACTTGACAGCTGTTATCTGATCCCGTCGGCTATTCCGCCTCACAAAAGCCCGGATGGCATCATAGATGCGCAAAGCCGCCTTGAGATGGTCCGCCTTGCTGCATCAAACACACCCGGGTTTGCTGTGTCCGATATTGAAATCAATCGATCCGGTCCATCCTATACCATCGATACGGTTCGTCGCTTTAAATCCATGACGGGTAAGGATACCACCCTTTTTTTCATTGTTGGTCTCGATGCCTTTCTCGAAATTGATACCTGGAACTCCTGTATGGAGTTGTTCCGGCAAATTTCTTTCATCGTTATGACACGGCCGGGAGCGGGCTGTGAAGCCTTTCAGTCAAAGAATGTGATGCTCGAGGCCTTTTTGAAGGAAAAAATTTCCGGTGCTTACCGGTATTCTGCGTCCCGTTCATGCTTTGTTCACCCTGAGATGCACCGTGTCTTCGGGTTTGAGGTAAGTTCTCTGGATATCTCATCCACCCGGATACGGAAACAGATCAGGAATGGAAAATCCATTCAATTTCTCGTACCTGAAAAGGTTCGCGCTTATATAAAGGCCAGAGGATTGTATACATGA
- the proB gene encoding glutamate 5-kinase, which translates to MNNSRKRCFESAKRVVIKLGSGVLSEKNGLNLKLIRSVSHEICQLIGGGLEVIVVSSGAMALGVKKVGLPGRPDEIPRRQAVSAVGQAGLILEYEKAFARYRKKTAQILLTGEDLSNRKRYLNARNTINTLLSWGVIPVINENDTVSIEEIKFGDNDNLAAMIAILMDADILINLTDIDGVYTKDPRSFPEAELISYIPSITKNIEKIAGEIPGALGTGGMLSKIKAARKVTAAGIPMVIAKGTEPDILTLLFLGREYGTFFLPGKGKLTSRKCWIAFSLKPKGMIYIDSGAAEAVVTNGKSLLSSGILDVDGDFGVGDPVAFKAADGLPLGTGLVNYGSEDIRKIKGLKSSDIQQRLGSKPYDEVIHRDNLAIISECILP; encoded by the coding sequence ATGAATAACAGTCGAAAACGGTGTTTTGAAAGCGCAAAACGTGTTGTAATCAAACTGGGAAGCGGCGTTCTTTCCGAAAAAAACGGATTAAACCTGAAGTTGATCCGGTCGGTCAGTCATGAGATCTGCCAGTTGATTGGCGGCGGGCTGGAGGTGATTGTGGTGTCCTCCGGCGCCATGGCGCTGGGTGTAAAAAAAGTGGGGCTTCCCGGAAGGCCGGATGAGATACCCAGGCGCCAGGCGGTATCCGCGGTGGGCCAGGCCGGGCTTATTCTGGAATACGAAAAGGCGTTTGCCCGTTACCGGAAAAAAACCGCTCAGATTCTGTTGACCGGAGAAGACCTGAGCAACCGGAAACGATATCTAAACGCCCGTAATACTATCAATACCCTCCTGTCATGGGGCGTGATTCCGGTTATCAACGAAAACGACACCGTTTCGATTGAAGAAATCAAATTCGGCGATAATGACAATCTTGCGGCAATGATTGCCATTTTGATGGATGCCGATATCCTGATCAATCTGACCGATATCGACGGTGTGTATACCAAAGATCCCCGAAGTTTCCCCGAAGCGGAACTGATCTCCTATATTCCTTCAATTACAAAAAATATTGAAAAAATTGCCGGTGAAATACCCGGCGCTCTCGGTACCGGCGGTATGCTGAGTAAAATTAAAGCGGCCAGAAAGGTCACCGCGGCCGGTATCCCCATGGTGATTGCAAAAGGAACGGAGCCGGATATCCTGACGTTGCTTTTTTTAGGCCGGGAATACGGAACGTTTTTTCTTCCCGGAAAAGGAAAACTGACCAGCCGCAAGTGCTGGATTGCGTTCAGTCTGAAACCCAAAGGCATGATCTATATTGACAGCGGTGCAGCCGAGGCCGTAGTGACAAACGGTAAAAGCCTTCTCTCCAGTGGTATTCTCGATGTCGATGGTGATTTTGGTGTCGGCGATCCTGTGGCGTTCAAGGCGGCAGACGGACTGCCACTGGGAACCGGTCTTGTCAATTACGGCTCGGAAGATATCCGAAAGATCAAGGGCCTCAAATCTTCGGATATCCAACAGCGTCTGGGCTCTAAACCCTACGATGAAGTCATACACAGGGACAACCTGGCGATCATTTCCGAATGCATTCTGCCATGA
- the obgE gene encoding GTPase ObgE, with amino-acid sequence MKFIDEATVTVQSGNGGRGCVSFRREKFIPLGGPDGGDGGDGGSVIFVASLRKRTLYHFRYQKVFKAQNGGYGQGKQKTGKKGDNIVIEIPPGTLVTDVGTQEVIKDFVEPGDTLVIAKGGRGGQGNLRFKTSTNRAPRFAQPGESGQTLILNLELKLLADVGIVGLPNAGKSTLISVISSAKPKIAEYPFTTITPNLGVVKPGQGEPFVVADIPGLIEGAHTGIGLGIQFLKHIERTRILVHLIDAAAIDPAAPLHAYDIINTELLKYSQLLVEKPQIVVLNKLDVPGAEVGAQRFRDALKDKPVLSVSAATRHGIDALLSQIVLMLDRLHE; translated from the coding sequence GTGAAATTCATTGATGAAGCGACAGTGACGGTTCAGTCCGGCAACGGTGGAAGAGGCTGCGTCAGTTTCAGACGGGAGAAGTTCATTCCCCTGGGCGGACCGGACGGAGGTGACGGCGGCGATGGGGGAAGTGTCATATTTGTGGCAAGTCTCCGGAAGCGGACGCTGTATCATTTCCGATATCAAAAGGTTTTCAAGGCTCAAAATGGGGGCTATGGCCAGGGGAAACAGAAAACCGGAAAAAAGGGGGATAATATCGTAATTGAAATTCCTCCCGGAACCCTGGTCACCGATGTCGGTACGCAAGAGGTCATCAAGGATTTTGTCGAACCCGGAGACACCCTTGTCATTGCCAAAGGCGGCAGAGGCGGGCAGGGAAATCTGCGTTTTAAAACGTCTACAAACCGTGCCCCCCGTTTTGCCCAGCCGGGCGAATCCGGCCAGACACTGATTCTCAATCTGGAGCTGAAGCTGCTGGCCGATGTCGGAATTGTCGGATTGCCCAATGCCGGCAAATCCACACTGATCAGCGTTATTTCTTCTGCAAAGCCGAAGATCGCCGAATATCCGTTTACCACGATCACTCCGAATCTGGGCGTAGTAAAACCCGGTCAGGGTGAACCATTTGTTGTTGCGGATATCCCCGGGTTGATCGAAGGCGCTCATACGGGGATCGGTCTTGGCATACAATTTTTGAAGCATATTGAGCGGACCCGCATACTGGTACATCTGATTGATGCCGCCGCCATAGACCCGGCCGCCCCCCTTCATGCCTATGATATCATCAATACCGAGCTGCTGAAGTACAGCCAGTTGCTGGTGGAAAAGCCCCAGATCGTCGTGTTGAACAAGCTGGACGTGCCCGGGGCGGAAGTCGGGGCGCAACGGTTCAGGGACGCTTTGAAAGACAAACCGGTTTTATCAGTCTCGGCGGCCACCCGACATGGAATTGATGCATTGCTATCCCAAATCGTTCTAATGCTGGACAGGCTCCATGAATAA
- the rsfS gene encoding ribosome silencing factor, which yields MTTDVASSVEPFVRAARGRKALQLVALDVHALTSVADAFVICSGRSNRQVSAIAEHIVRDLKTQGIRPLSVDGLKEGHWVLIDYGYIIVHVFYEPVRQFYDLESLWSDAGRIVIEPDAADISENFEEEDMDD from the coding sequence ATGACAACAGATGTAGCATCATCCGTTGAACCGTTTGTCAGAGCTGCCCGGGGCAGAAAAGCGCTGCAGCTGGTTGCGCTCGATGTCCATGCACTGACGTCTGTTGCCGATGCATTTGTCATCTGCAGCGGCCGGTCCAATCGTCAGGTTTCCGCCATCGCGGAACATATTGTTCGGGATCTTAAAACCCAGGGCATCAGGCCGCTGAGTGTGGACGGGTTGAAAGAAGGTCACTGGGTTCTGATAGACTACGGGTATATCATTGTCCATGTGTTTTACGAGCCGGTCCGCCAATTCTATGATCTGGAAAGTCTCTGGAGTGATGCAGGGCGAATTGTCATCGAACCGGATGCCGCCGACATCTCTGAAAATTTCGAAGAGGAGGATATGGATGACTGA
- a CDS encoding rubredoxin, producing MDKYVCIVCGYVYDPGKGDPDNGIDPGTAFEDLPDDWVCPVCGAGKDDFEKEK from the coding sequence ATGGACAAATATGTATGCATCGTTTGTGGATATGTTTACGATCCGGGCAAGGGCGATCCGGACAACGGCATTGACCCGGGAACCGCGTTCGAGGATCTCCCCGATGACTGGGTATGCCCGGTATGCGGGGCCGGCAAGGACGATTTTGAAAAGGAAAAATAA
- a CDS encoding protein-glutamate O-methyltransferase CheR, whose amino-acid sequence MYYLELSDKDFALFRSLVYEKCGINLHEGKKELVRARLGKRLRQTHFKKFSQYYKYLIEEDTGDELIEMLNAISTNLTSFFRESKHFDFLTEEALPSYASRLPSDRSRPLRVWSAGCSSGEEPYSIAIQLCEYLKSAATRDIHILATDISTKVLSTAVGGIYQEAQTGTISKELLRKYFQKGLGKWQGHYRIKAFVRNMVEFRRLNLMEPFSFHQPFDIIFCRNVMIYFDKKGQQTVIDKFYKHLVRGGYLFIGHSESLMSTKHRFKYVQPTIYLKNTD is encoded by the coding sequence ATGTATTATTTAGAACTATCCGATAAAGATTTTGCCCTGTTCAGATCCCTTGTGTATGAAAAATGCGGAATCAATCTCCATGAGGGGAAAAAAGAACTGGTTCGTGCCAGACTGGGTAAACGACTGCGACAGACCCATTTCAAAAAATTCAGCCAGTATTATAAATACCTGATTGAAGAAGACACGGGCGATGAGCTTATCGAAATGCTCAATGCCATTTCAACGAATCTTACGAGTTTTTTCAGAGAATCAAAGCATTTTGACTTTCTGACCGAAGAAGCACTCCCGTCGTATGCGTCCAGATTGCCGTCTGATCGAAGCAGGCCGTTACGCGTATGGAGCGCGGGCTGTTCCAGTGGTGAAGAGCCTTATTCTATAGCCATTCAGTTATGTGAATATTTAAAATCAGCAGCGACCCGGGATATCCATATTCTGGCAACCGACATCTCCACAAAAGTACTGTCGACCGCTGTGGGTGGCATTTATCAGGAAGCGCAAACCGGAACCATATCCAAAGAACTGCTGCGAAAATACTTCCAGAAAGGACTCGGAAAATGGCAGGGCCATTACCGAATAAAGGCCTTTGTCCGGAATATGGTTGAATTCAGGCGTCTGAATCTGATGGAACCGTTTTCATTCCATCAGCCGTTTGATATCATTTTTTGCCGGAATGTGATGATTTACTTTGACAAAAAAGGCCAGCAGACGGTAATTGACAAATTTTATAAACACCTGGTACGGGGAGGGTATCTGTTTATTGGTCATTCCGAAAGTCTTATGAGCACAAAACACCGGTTTAAATATGTCCAACCAACCATATATCTCAAGAATACCGACTGA
- a CDS encoding HAD family hydrolase → MNSTKVIAFDCDGVLFDSANANRSYFNHILNHFGKADMTDGQFAYVHMHTTDEAIFYLFAGDQRVDEAKSYSKKMGYEAFIPHMKIEPYLRPLLKRLRPDFKTAIATNRTDTMRRVLEAYQLEDSFDLVVSAMDVVYPKPHPEALLRVLNFFNIQSDQALYVGDSLLDEQAAKAAGIPLAAYGNPSLSADYHISSLKELETILDL, encoded by the coding sequence GTGAATTCGACGAAAGTGATTGCGTTTGACTGTGACGGGGTGCTGTTCGACTCGGCAAATGCCAACAGAAGCTATTTTAACCATATTCTGAACCATTTCGGCAAGGCGGATATGACAGACGGCCAGTTTGCCTATGTGCATATGCATACCACGGATGAAGCCATTTTTTATCTGTTTGCAGGAGATCAGCGGGTGGATGAAGCCAAATCTTACAGTAAAAAAATGGGCTATGAGGCCTTTATCCCGCATATGAAAATTGAGCCTTATTTAAGGCCTCTGCTTAAACGACTCCGGCCGGATTTCAAGACCGCCATCGCGACCAACCGGACCGATACCATGCGCCGGGTACTCGAAGCGTATCAATTGGAGGACTCGTTTGACCTGGTGGTCAGCGCCATGGATGTCGTTTATCCAAAACCTCATCCGGAAGCGTTGCTCAGGGTTTTGAATTTTTTTAATATTCAATCCGATCAGGCATTGTATGTCGGAGATTCCCTGCTGGATGAACAGGCCGCAAAAGCAGCGGGTATCCCCCTGGCGGCATACGGCAATCCATCTTTGTCCGCCGATTATCATATCAGCAGCTTAAAGGAACTGGAAACCATTCTCGATCTCTGA
- the rpmA gene encoding 50S ribosomal protein L27 has translation MAHKKAGGSSRNGRDSNGQRRGVKCFGGQMVTAGSILVRQVGTRIHPGENVGLGRDYTLFAKIDGVVTYERSGRSRKRASVYAE, from the coding sequence ATGGCACATAAAAAAGCGGGTGGAAGTTCAAGAAATGGTCGCGACAGTAACGGTCAGCGACGTGGCGTTAAATGTTTTGGCGGCCAGATGGTGACTGCCGGCAGCATTCTGGTCCGTCAGGTGGGCACCCGGATTCATCCGGGTGAAAATGTCGGCCTTGGCAGGGATTATACCCTGTTTGCCAAAATCGACGGGGTCGTAACTTACGAACGATCCGGCCGTTCACGTAAGAGAGCGAGTGTTTACGCTGAGTGA
- the gpmI gene encoding 2,3-bisphosphoglycerate-independent phosphoglycerate mutase: MTDRAPVMLMILDGWGISPLEKGNAVFRANTPFLDMLKAQYPHTHLLCSGESVGLPEGVMGNSEVGHLNIGAGRIVYQDLLRINVSIREGTFYQNDAFNRVISRVKERQSTLHLMGLVSDGGVHSHLDHLFALLDLIRTKGITRVYVHAIMDGRDTAPDSGIGYIRELQKYMSRNRFGTIATICGRFYAMDRDRRWDRVEKAYRLYTQGTGIRETDPVEAIAHAYTENETDEFIRPVVMTDHEGTPVRPVSDEDGLIFFNFRADRAREISRAFTEKQFSGFDRNCLPKLCDFVCMTRYDETLDLPVAFPPFRMKNTLAEVISNRGLKQLRIAETEKYAHVTYFFNGGEEQNFPGEQRCLIPSPREVETYDLKPEMSAESVKNEVISRLQTGEYDLIVVNFANMDMVGHTGILDAAVKACETVDNCVREIVPRLLALGGAAIITADHGNAEMMTDTDGHPHTAHTCNPVPFILVDESRRGMRLTPGILADIAPTILDIMNIDLPEQMSGRSLLIR; encoded by the coding sequence ATGACTGACAGGGCCCCTGTAATGCTCATGATTCTTGACGGATGGGGAATAAGTCCTTTGGAAAAGGGAAATGCCGTATTCCGGGCAAATACCCCTTTTCTGGATATGCTCAAAGCACAGTATCCCCATACCCATCTTTTGTGTTCGGGCGAATCGGTGGGGCTTCCGGAAGGCGTTATGGGAAATTCCGAAGTCGGGCATCTGAATATTGGCGCCGGACGCATCGTGTATCAGGATCTTCTCCGGATTAACGTTTCGATCCGTGAAGGCACTTTTTATCAGAATGACGCATTTAACCGTGTCATATCCCGGGTCAAAGAGCGTCAGTCCACGCTTCACCTGATGGGCCTTGTCTCTGACGGAGGGGTTCACAGTCATCTGGATCACTTGTTTGCCCTGCTGGATCTGATCCGGACAAAGGGCATCACCCGGGTGTATGTTCATGCCATCATGGACGGTCGTGATACCGCACCGGACAGCGGAATCGGTTATATCCGGGAGCTTCAAAAGTATATGTCCCGAAACCGGTTCGGCACCATCGCTACTATCTGCGGGCGGTTCTATGCCATGGACCGCGACAGGCGATGGGATCGTGTCGAGAAGGCGTACCGGCTTTACACGCAGGGGACCGGTATCCGGGAGACCGACCCGGTCGAGGCCATCGCGCATGCCTATACTGAAAATGAAACCGATGAATTTATCCGTCCCGTTGTAATGACCGATCATGAGGGGACACCGGTTCGGCCGGTAAGCGATGAGGACGGGCTTATCTTTTTTAATTTCAGGGCGGATCGCGCGCGCGAGATCAGCCGGGCATTTACAGAAAAGCAATTTAGTGGATTTGATCGTAACTGTCTGCCGAAACTGTGTGATTTTGTCTGCATGACCCGGTATGATGAAACATTGGATCTGCCGGTTGCATTTCCTCCGTTTCGTATGAAAAATACGCTGGCAGAAGTGATCAGCAACCGGGGATTGAAACAGCTTCGAATTGCTGAAACGGAAAAATATGCCCATGTCACCTATTTTTTCAACGGCGGCGAGGAGCAAAATTTTCCCGGTGAACAGCGGTGTCTCATACCTTCACCGCGAGAGGTGGAGACCTATGATCTGAAACCTGAAATGAGCGCTGAAAGCGTCAAAAACGAGGTAATCTCCAGGCTGCAGACCGGTGAATATGATCTGATCGTGGTCAATTTTGCAAATATGGATATGGTCGGTCATACCGGAATTCTGGATGCCGCCGTCAAAGCCTGCGAAACCGTGGACAACTGTGTCCGGGAAATCGTGCCCCGTCTTCTGGCGCTCGGCGGGGCTGCCATCATCACCGCAGATCATGGTAACGCCGAGATGATGACTGACACAGACGGCCATCCCCACACGGCGCATACCTGCAATCCTGTTCCGTTTATTCTGGTCGATGAGAGCCGGCGAGGTATGCGTTTAACCCCGGGTATCCTTGCGGATATCGCCCCCACCATCCTGGATATCATGAACATTGACTTGCCGGAGCAGATGTCCGGCCGTTCTTTGCTTATCCGGTAA
- a CDS encoding pyruvate kinase alpha/beta domain-containing protein, with protein MYFEAAGSVNTEKTLMCACQRAIELGIDEVVISSTRGGSARKALDIFKDVRIVAVTYHCGVIKPFESVMPAEVREDLTRKGVTIVSATHALSGIERSVAKKYSGAYPALLIADTLRLFGQGTKVAVEVAIMAADAGALSGKNIIAIGGTSGGVDTALVLTPAHQSNFFDMKIHEIICKPRHF; from the coding sequence ATGTATTTTGAAGCAGCAGGAAGTGTCAATACGGAGAAGACATTGATGTGTGCTTGTCAGCGGGCAATAGAGCTGGGCATCGATGAGGTGGTTATTTCGTCTACAAGGGGCGGCAGCGCCCGCAAGGCGCTGGACATCTTCAAGGATGTAAGGATTGTTGCCGTAACGTATCACTGCGGCGTCATCAAGCCCTTTGAATCGGTCATGCCCGCCGAGGTCCGGGAGGACCTGACCCGAAAGGGGGTTACGATTGTTTCGGCTACCCATGCGCTGTCGGGTATTGAACGGTCGGTGGCTAAAAAGTATTCGGGGGCCTACCCCGCGCTTTTGATTGCCGATACCTTAAGGCTGTTCGGGCAGGGCACGAAAGTTGCTGTTGAGGTGGCGATCATGGCCGCGGACGCAGGGGCATTGTCAGGGAAAAATATCATCGCCATCGGGGGAACATCGGGCGGTGTGGACACCGCACTGGTGTTAACGCCTGCTCATCAGTCCAATTTTTTTGATATGAAAATACACGAGATCATCTGCAAACCGAGACACTTTTAA
- the fdhD gene encoding formate dehydrogenase accessory sulfurtransferase FdhD → MNHQVTFWRPDSEVHEYHKLVVEEPLFIHLHNSPIYTTMRTPGDEIALAAGFCLSQGIINHPDDVESFDFDDKTAPNLVNVTLKSSARGKTGGRYKEGFEVHEPDRGCAERLIDELFRSVGPASDNHPIDIARAFECIDTLSDHQELRRFTRASHAAAAYSSHYDLLSVSEDVGRHNALDKSIGKLLLSGGLPQTAFLALSSRISFELVQKAARAHIPTIISVSRPTAFAVRLASKLNMTLACLAKGPGLYIFCGHHRLTDS, encoded by the coding sequence ATGAATCATCAGGTTACATTCTGGCGCCCGGATTCCGAGGTACATGAATATCATAAATTGGTGGTTGAAGAGCCCTTGTTCATCCACCTTCACAACAGCCCCATTTACACGACCATGCGAACCCCCGGCGATGAAATTGCCCTTGCTGCCGGTTTCTGTCTGTCTCAGGGAATCATAAACCACCCGGACGATGTCGAATCGTTTGACTTTGACGACAAAACAGCGCCCAATCTCGTCAACGTCACATTAAAATCTTCTGCCCGGGGAAAAACCGGCGGTCGGTACAAAGAAGGGTTTGAGGTTCATGAACCTGACCGCGGCTGCGCAGAGCGGCTGATCGATGAGCTGTTCCGAAGCGTTGGACCAGCTTCGGACAATCATCCCATCGACATTGCCCGCGCGTTTGAATGCATTGATACATTGTCGGACCATCAGGAGCTGCGCCGGTTTACCAGAGCATCCCATGCCGCTGCGGCATACAGCTCACACTATGACCTGCTGTCGGTTTCCGAAGATGTGGGGCGGCATAATGCGCTGGATAAATCGATCGGGAAGCTGCTGCTTTCCGGCGGACTTCCTCAGACGGCATTTCTGGCGCTTTCCTCCCGTATCAGCTTTGAACTGGTTCAAAAAGCGGCCAGGGCACATATTCCGACAATCATTTCCGTTTCAAGGCCGACCGCTTTTGCCGTAAGACTTGCCTCAAAACTGAATATGACACTGGCCTGCCTTGCCAAAGGACCGGGTCTTTATATCTTTTGCGGACATCACCGCCTGACCGATTCGTAA
- a CDS encoding desulfoferrodoxin → MAKKLEVYKCNLCGNIVEVLHGGEGELVCCGEPMEQMIGNTVDAAKEKHVPVMKKAGGKITVTVGSVAHPMEEKHYIEWIELVADGKAYRQFLAPGQSPEAVFTIEAGQITARAYCNLHGLWTAAG, encoded by the coding sequence ATGGCAAAAAAACTGGAAGTTTATAAATGCAATCTTTGCGGAAACATCGTTGAAGTTCTTCACGGAGGCGAAGGCGAACTGGTATGCTGCGGAGAGCCGATGGAACAGATGATCGGAAACACGGTCGATGCAGCAAAGGAAAAGCATGTGCCGGTTATGAAAAAGGCCGGAGGGAAAATTACCGTCACGGTCGGCAGCGTAGCCCATCCCATGGAGGAAAAACATTATATCGAATGGATCGAACTGGTTGCCGATGGCAAGGCGTACCGCCAGTTTCTGGCTCCCGGCCAATCACCGGAAGCCGTTTTTACCATCGAGGCCGGTCAGATAACCGCCAGAGCGTACTGTAATCTGCACGGGTTATGGACAGCTGCCGGATAA
- a CDS encoding amidohydrolase family protein: MFIDFHTHIFPKEIRDHREQFFAAEPEFKLLYSLPGSKMASCRELLDSMDRHRVDRSVIFGFPWKNPDLCKKHNDYILKSVAAFPDRLTGFCCVDPFHPQAVEEIDRCRRCGMKGVGELAFYQTGISMKAVTELEPVMSFCRKNHLPVLIHTNEPVGHHYPGKMPVGLKDIDQLISRFRNNTLILAHWGGGLFFFMLLKREMKDKFSNVYLDTAASPFLYDSGIYQIASRIIGSRKILFGSDFPLLSPSRYLTEMEQAGLSTGDLDNICGLNALRLLGRTADIRC, from the coding sequence ATGTTCATTGATTTTCATACACATATATTTCCAAAAGAGATCCGTGACCATCGGGAACAATTTTTCGCCGCCGAACCGGAATTTAAACTGCTCTACAGCCTGCCCGGTTCGAAAATGGCCAGCTGCAGGGAGCTTTTGGATTCCATGGACCGCCATCGGGTGGACCGTTCCGTCATATTCGGATTCCCATGGAAAAACCCGGACCTGTGCAAAAAGCATAATGATTATATCCTGAAATCGGTCGCTGCGTTTCCGGATCGTCTGACCGGTTTTTGCTGCGTAGATCCATTTCACCCGCAGGCAGTAGAAGAAATCGACCGGTGCAGGCGCTGTGGGATGAAGGGCGTGGGTGAGCTTGCCTTTTATCAGACGGGAATCTCGATGAAGGCAGTCACCGAACTGGAACCGGTCATGTCCTTTTGCCGTAAAAACCATCTTCCCGTCTTGATCCACACCAATGAGCCGGTCGGCCATCACTATCCGGGCAAAATGCCCGTCGGTTTAAAGGACATCGATCAGCTGATCAGCCGATTCCGAAACAACACCCTCATTCTTGCCCATTGGGGGGGGGGACTGTTTTTTTTCATGCTTTTGAAACGGGAAATGAAAGACAAGTTCAGCAATGTGTATCTGGATACGGCCGCATCCCCCTTTCTGTATGATTCCGGAATCTATCAGATCGCATCCCGTATTATCGGCAGCCGGAAGATTCTGTTTGGAAGTGATTTCCCGCTGTTGAGTCCGTCCAGGTATTTAACCGAGATGGAACAGGCCGGTCTGTCAACCGGAGATCTGGACAATATCTGCGGGTTGAATGCTCTCAGGCTTCTTGGCCGGACGGCCGATATCAGATGCTGA